The DNA window ATGTCTTGGTTGTTTTAATCTGTCTGAGCTGAATTAAAATGTGATTCGGTGAATGGTTTTTTGGGTGTCTGTTTGATGAAATTGATTTTGATTTGTGGTTTTGAGTCATCATTTGCTTTGAAAGAGTCTGTCTCTGTGTATTGTGCATCAttacctccgtcccacgttacttgagttGGTGTTCAGTGGAGACGGAATATAGTATGAGAGAGCAATGGAGGAAAGgagatagagaataaagtagaagattAAACGTGTTGTTTTTTTGTCATAAGGGAAATGACACAAGTAACATGGGACAATCTAAAATAGAACACGACTCGAGTAATtgggaacgaagggagtacattGTAAGAATATATTTGTGATTAAGAGACTTTCAGAATAATTTGTGTAAACTGATTTTTCATGTGTTTAAATGCAAAGCATGTCTTTAGCAGTTAACTACTACTTTTATGAATGATATACTATGTTTGAAATAACTAATACTTCATCttttttttggatttatatgATGGCTAGTGTAGTTGAGttcattattttgatattttatgttATAGGTTTTTGGTGCCTAAAGGGTGTGACTTGGTTGGCGTTGGTGCATTTCCAGTTGTGTATGGTACATCTCATGTAGCACTTGTTCATAGAGCACAACTAGGTGCCGGTCAGGTAGTGCAGAGCACTTTGTTCATAGAGCATGGCCAAGGGAATCTTGAGTTTCCCTTTGTTCGTCCGAAATGGTGATATATTTGTGATGGAAATTTGGATGCAGGTATTGATGGTTCTTGGTGCCGCTGGAGGAGTTGGTGTTTCTGCCGTACAAATTGGCAAGGTCCGTGGCGCCACTGTTATAGCTGTTGCTAGGTAAGTAACACAACAAGCGAGAGAGTGCTAGTATATATCGATATGATTGAGTAGTAATAATCTGTTGAATGATTGGGCAGAGGGAGTGAGAAGGTGCGGTTCCTCAAGTCATTGGGCGTTGATCATGTCGTCGACTTGAGCAACGAGGATATGACTCAAAGTGTGAAGGGGTTCCTCAAGGCTAGAAAGCTTAAAGGGGTGGATGTTCTGTACGATCCAGTGGGAGGGAAGCTCACGAAAGACTCGTTGAAGTTACTTAACTGGGGAGCGCAGATCCTAATCATAGGGTTCGCAAGTGGGGAAGTGCCGGTAGTCCCAGCAAATATCGCTCTTGTTAAGGTAAGGTAATGTAATGCAATGCTTGCTTGTTATAtcagaaaaggaaagaaattgaTGAATGGTTTTCTCATCTCTCTGTTTGCAGAACTGGACTGTTCATGGACTGTACTGGGGGAGCCATAGGATACATCGACCGCGTGTTCTCGAAGATTCGCTCAAGGAACTGCTGTCTTGGCTGGCTGATGGTTTACTGACTGTGAAAATATCCCATACTTATAGCCTCCCTCAGGCACATCTTGCTTTTGCTGCCCTCAAGAATAGAGAAGCAATTGGAAAGGTTTTGATTGTGTTTGATGAGGCCACCCCCAAGCTGTGATGCCCATAAATGGACAATGTTCGACCACGGAGGCCCGGTGTGTGGTAATATTCGGAACGTAGCGTTGGCTGCTGCGTTGGCTGCTGCGCGTCGAGGGATAAAGTAGACATTACAGTGTGGGCTATAGTTAGTGTGGCTCTGGAAATAATAATTcttctttgtttgttttaaACTGTTAGTATAAACTACAGTATGATTGCTACTATTACTTTACTACTTGATATGAATATTTAGCTAATGGAATTAATAGTGAATTTCTTCATGGGAATAATTATTAAAGGCTAGCTTAATGTGTGTTAAGGCCTTCAAAACCAGTTTcttttgttagtatttttataaataaaaaaaaaagttagcaGTTTTGAATTGCTGATAGGCGAGAACTAATGGAAATTATTGTAGTCTATGATAGTACATGGAGTACTTTATATGAATAATTTTACGGTGGAATTGAAGCCCATACAAGCTTTAATTTGCTCTCCCAGCATACATATTCCGGGCATCTGGGTAAAGCATTAAAAAATGGGCCGAATGCTACAATCCCTTCACCTCGGGGGTGATATCGTAGTTCTTGGTATGCGAAGATGCGTTGTTAAACCTAAATCCATTTTCTTTTTCCATTCAAGTCAAACCTAAACATGTGCTTGAGATGTATGGATTCTCAAATAAAAGAGgattctgaataataaaaattgaatccACGTTCGATATCATCTAAATCGCTCCATCTATCTACTTGAGGATAGGTTTGGTTTCTAATCCCCATTTGAATAGGAGTACTTCATGTTAATGTGTCTTCAATAATCCTCTGATAGTCAGTCATAAACATCTCAATTATCAATCTTAATTCCAAAGTTCTGCATGCTAATAAGTACTATTTTCCTCAACTTCAACTATCCTTCTTAAATAAACACTTCAAGATTGATAAGAATTTTAACacgaaattgataaaataaaatcgaGAAtgggaaaaaataattaaatagtatAGTATTGATATAGTTGAATCCACACATCATTACCTATCATTAGTAGTGTCTGTAACAAGAataaaatttctaaaacattattagacgaactaaaatgagaatgagaatgagaatatTAAAGTACGAAGGGAATACAAATAATAGTAGCATAGGCACCGATTGCGTTTATGCGAGTATAGTTAGGCAATTGAAAACAAATAAACTCATCCATAGGTGTATATGCAAAAACAGACTCAAACTCATAAGTCTAAGCAACCTTTTGGCCAACAAAATTACACCAAGTCTCTTCCAAAGACCCTCGCATCCTTAAAAACCATGGTTTTAAAACTGAGCACCCAAGTCTTGAGACAAGCAGCGCATCAACGTCTTCTTTCCTCCCTAGAAGACATCCAACTCTTCGtaccagcagcagcagcaggcTTGCGATCATCCCGCCACCTGTCACCAGCTGGAGGTTCCGCCCGGCTGCCACTGGACCATTTGTCAGCTGCTGGAGGTGGGGCTTGGGCAGCCGCCTCAGCACCTGCTCTTCTGAACCTCGGGACAAACTTGGCAGGTCCAGGCGCAGGTGCGGCTGCGGCTGCAGCTGGGCCAGCAGTAGGTGGTGCATCGGCTGGGCGTGGAGTAGAAAGATCGGCCTTGGGCAGCACAGGAGCAACTGATCTGCCAAAGAGCTCTTCCCTCCGCTGCCTTTCTTTCTCTTCCAGCTCCCTCTCTCTTTGCCTCTGCTTCTCAGCAATTTCATCCAGCTTGGCCTTTCGCTCAGCTTCCTCTTTCTTTCGTCTCTCCATCTCTGCAATATCCAGTGATTGAAAGACAAGTAACGTATCAAAACCAACTCAAGTGAAGGAACCTAGTTTCAAGCACAACAAAATTAATAGACAATATGACAAAGCGGGTCGTGCCATGGAGGGTGGCTAGACCTAGAAACAAGAGCTACTATGATCTAAAAATCAGTTTCAGATTTTAATAGAAAATTACCTTCAAGCTTCCGAGCCTCCTCCTCTTCACGGGcttttctttgcctctcctctTCAGTCTGTAGGAAATATATGATTTTCCTCTTAGCTTCCCTTTCCTGTTTACGTGACTGGATAATGTTGCTGATCGTCTCTTCTCTTTCCTTCCTAAGTCTGTCGCGTTCAGCTTTCCTACAATTTACCACACGTTCTTGGAAAACATTCTGCACAAGACCAAGAAAATATGCCAATTATATATACAACATAGAAACTAAACAAGATTTTCACATGGCCAATCGCTTGCTACAGAATATACAGAATGCTCCAAAAAAACCTTGTTCTCCAAGATCCTGCTCAGCCTTCTTTTCTCTTCTAGGTCTCCAGCATGGCGTTGCCTACTTAAATCAACCTCTCGCTGTATCAAGATAAGGGGAAAACAATTAATGGAGTAAATTTTATGCAAATTCAATTATAAGTACAAAAATCATTATTATCATATCACAGTGCATAGAATCTCCTGTGAAAAGGAGCACTAATAGATGAAGTTTCCACCAACGAAGATGACAAATTCAGACCTGATGCTCAAGCTCATGATGAACCTTCTCATCTTCTAAGCGCTTCTGAAATGTAGCTTCAATAACTGGGGCAGCCTCTTCCCTTTTTGCTCTCTCCAAATAATCCATCGTTTTTCCAAGCTTCTGTAGCCTTTTCTCCATCTCTTGCTTCTCCCTGAGCTGCTCACTAACGGCTAGGTCCATCAAAGACTGCTTGGTTAACTTTTCCTGAATTCATATAAAATTCGTTAATTAGAAAAATTAAGGTCAGTAAAACATCAAAGAGATCTATCAAAAGGAATCAATTCACTCACCCCCTCTAAGACTGttttctttcctttcttctttccccGCTTTTCAGCTTCCTGCAGTAATGCTTGGGCTTCCTCAAGCTCACGTTCTTCTATTTCCCGGCGAATTCTTTGATTCTTCATTTGCTCAAATTCTATGGCAAGCCTTTTCTGCTCTGCCTCTTCAGTTATCTTCTGTAATTTCAGCTTCTTTGCCTCCTCCTCTCGTTCCTATGAATATAAAAGTCAATGATACTGAATTAGAAATCAAATAACTAACTCACCCACACAAATCCATCCCAATAAGTCAATGACATACCATTTCTAACAGCTGCCTCTCTTGCTCTTCTTTGCGCTTTTCAATTATTGACTTGCGTGCAAGCAGGCGTTTGTGTTCTTTTTCAACTACTTCTACTAAATCTGAAAGCGATTCCCCCAATTTAGGTGTTCCCTTCCCAGGAGGGTATATCATGACCCTTGACTTGCTAAGGGATTCAGCAAGAGTGGAGAGGTGATCTTGTAAACCTTCTGACTCGAGACTCTGAAGAGAAAAGATTCATTTACAGCATTCAATGGAGTCTATGAAGGAAACACACAGGAATTTCAAAACAGAAGTTCAAAAAACTTTAAATGCTGAAGTATATGCCCGGAGGGTATATACACTAGGCAGTAGGCACTAAATTTGTTGTAGGCAACAGGAAGTTGGCAAAAAAGGAATTTCATTATCTTGCAAAGGTTTGGCCCCTAGTGGACCTGGCTACTGAGAGGATGGTGAGGAAGGATATTGGCCATTCCAAGATGTAAGGGGAAATTAAAAACTGGGAAGGAGCATTCAGTTTCACAGCAACAAAAATGTGAACTGTAGCATCAGGGTGATAATAGTATGCTCAATTGGCCATGCTAAGAAACTCagaaagataaaaaaaggtTAGATGGTTACCTTGCTACCAAAGAAAATTGCACCCTTCCTGTAATTCACTTTCATTGATAAGAAATTATTTTTCACTGCATCAACAGAGATCTTCTCCACCATCGGAAAATCAAAAAAAGGAATTATATTTGATAGGTTTTCAATGGTTATAGTCTGATACACCTGTGAGACCTGGATATATAAAGaacaaaaaaacacaattaTAATGTAAGATACCAAAAGTGTTCCACAGGAAGTCGCATGACATGGCAATACATACCCGCTGAAGTAACCGAAGAGCAGCAAGCTTCTCCAGAGAAGGAACATACTGAGACAGATGTACTTCTGGAACTGAGGAAGCAGAAGCAAGTTTGCCTccaatttttgatatttttgttagCAGGGGCTGTACTTGCAGTGCAAGGTGTAAAGGGAGAAATTCATGTTCCAAAATATGGTAAAGATCCTTCACTTCCTGAGCTACACAGTTCATAACACCTTTGGCCACCTGAAATGTCCAAGAGACTTAAGAATGACTGAAATGCCAAAAAAAGGTATAAAAATGTAAATCTACGCAATCAATTTTTTAACCACTAAGGTGTATTGTAGGATCTATACTTCAAAACAGTAGGCCTAAGCAATGATTTAAAATGATAAAGATTGTAGCTTACCAAATCCAAGAGCAGTGAGGACCGGCAAAGCTGAAAAGGAATAAACAGATAGTTACATAAtcgacaaattaaaaaaatagagtatCACAAAGCAAAAGATATAGCCAGGACAACTATTACCACTTCTCTGTTCTCTGGTTTTGACTCAACATCAAATGCAATAAGGTTTGCCACTCTGAAATTTCGTTCTTTCTCATTTCCAAGCTCCAAATGAGATGCTCCATACGAACGATCATAAGGGGTTACTGAGAGTGCAGCTAGGACAGCAGATGAAGCTATCATCTGCAGGTCCTTGTGATTAAGGTTCTTGTTAAAGCTTTTCTGGAGTGAGAAAAGCTTAAGCCATGCATAAGCATGATAAAGATGATTGGATGACATCCAGAAGATTTCTGAAAGCTTAGAATAGTATACAACCATCAACGAAGATTTAGGCGTTTTTTTAACCATGCACATCAATCCAAATATGTCCTCAATAGAACGAAAGGCTTCCTGCAAATCAGAAGTAAAGAATGAACTTAGAGAAAATTATAAGGATTGCACAAGTAAGTTATTAGCAATACCTAAGTGCATTTATGGGAATAAGAATAGATAACTTACTAACCTGCCAAAGCTCGAGCTCAGTTGCAACTTTCAGTTGCTCAAATCTGGTGTCCAGATACAACTGCAAACTCTCAGGAAGAGTAAGGTCAGGTCTATCTCTCTGGTCCCTGTATTTGTTGAGGTTTGCAAGGTGATTCCtgattatttcacataatctcCGAAACTCGGTAGTCCGTTTGTATTGTTTGCAAAATTGGAAGGCACGATGTGCAGTCATCTGAATATTCAAAATTAGAAGATTGATGAATATCATGCCAACACAGACtgccaaataaaaaaatgaccaACAAATAAGAACATGGTATGGCTCATCAAATAAGAACATGAAATTTTTTATACATCCCATTAAAAACAATGTTAAGAAAACACttatatatgaataaaataaggtAAAGGCAGGATCATGAATATACACATGAAGAACATCATGAACCAAACTGaatataaatagtactacaAAATGAATGTAAACTATAACTATAATGAAGAAACTTACAGCATACAGGGCTTCCAATCTTGAGTTGTTGCGCAGAATTTCAAGAACACTTCTATACGTCTCCCACAAGAACTTAAACCATGGAGTGACAAGCTCCCTGTCTGATCTGTCCTTCCCTTTTTCGCCACTAACATAGCTCAGAAGCAGATCCTCGGGCCTTTTATCTGCTTCTAAATCATCAACATCTAAAGCCTCTTCCAAGGCCTGTGCTTGGCTGCGTGCAAGCTCAGCTTTCTCGGTGGACAACTGCATGAAATGCTTTATCACTTCCTCCAGTGAAGATATGTTGACCTGTTGGCAGATACCACGGTATTGGATAAGGCCATCCTTGGCATGTCTTCCCCTCCTCATGTCAACACACAGCTCCACATACTTGAACATTATTTTTTCATGAGTTCTTGTCCAGGCTCTATACCTCCTCGAGGTAATAAAACTATGAAGAGCCTCAAGTGCTTCTTGCTTTTGTCCAACATTGATCAACTCTGCATCAGCAAATTTACATGTCAATAACAGCTGAGAAAAAAAATACCATCTACAGctctatttaaaaaaaattatcccCTTAGTTTCTTCTCTGGGTATTGGACTTCAAAGGTATACAACAAAAATATAACAGATCAATTTTAGAAGAAATTCCCTCCAACCCTTCACACCTCACACACAGTAAGAATTACTACTGGTTGATTTCCAATACTTCAattattaagaaattaaaaaaggtTAATCCCAAGTTCCCAACATACTAACATATATGTCAATGTCTGGGTAAAATGACAATAAAAATTGGCAAAACAACAAGATGCACACTGATTTTTATTTGCAGGATAACAATAACTGTGACAGCTTCTTACCTTCAGCACGCTTTAAGGCATTCTCAGGTCTGGCAAAAGTAGCCATATTGGAAGACAATCCAACTGTTGGTACTCTGCAAAATTGGAATTAAGTCAACAAATGAATCATTTTTGTCGCCGTACCGATGTTAATCAGAAGAACATAGTGGTCACCACAATAGCCAATCCAAAAGGAACAAAAACAAAACGCTGATTGCAGCAGATTTTCACCCTTTAATTACAAATATACTGTTACTTATACAGCTTCTCCTCTCTTAAAACAAGGATATCGCTTTGATTTGAGGTAAATAGCGTGTTTATGGACTATCGGAACGAGAAACATCAAATTCTTCAAATTTATGGCTCAGTAGAACAAATTGCAGATTTTCACAGCGAGAAAACAAAGTCGATGTAAGAAACGCCTTGCAGATTTATACGATTCATACTTACAGGCTGAATGTGGAGGTGACTCTCGCGTCGGAGGCCGCAGCAGCGGCAATGAAATCgacgggcggcggcggcggatctGAACACCCGTGCGAAATGTAGTAGGGTTATGGTATCAGGAAAAAATTATGACAATATCTATATGGAGTATATGACCAATAATACAGTGGcatatagtaggagtattatttactcgataaaacgaaaaaaaataatgtgcaaaatatatatgatgaatataaattatttttaaaaatgcataaatacaaacaaaaatacaagtatgtcatttgatttattttattttgcattaGAGTATGTATGATGTTGAATACTCTATGCCCAATAAATATCTTGATTGACACAaactttaataaattatttgacgTTTTAAATGATTAGAAAAAATCAGTAAATATATAAATCCTACTTTTTCATTAATATTCTAATAGTTATGGAAAAGTGAAAATATTTAATGAGGATGAACGATATAAGATTTTGAAATGTGGAAATATATGAAAATACTTTTAATGGGTTGAGAAACAAAGcatctcaaatataaatatgaaatataaataCATCAAATTATAGAGATTTCTCATAGTAACACTTTTACCTATAATGATAAAcatgcaacatgcaaagttCATGAGTTGTGTGTAGACTAGagttcaaataattaaatttaatcccaaatactccctccgtcctcaagaatatgcactttgaggaCGGCacgagagaaaaagtaattaaagtattgttaatggagaataaGTTCCACCTCAATAGatagaaaagactttccaaaactagaaattgcatattcttgtgggacgaactaaaaatgaaagaatgcatatttttgtgggacggagggagtaatttttagtGCGATTGTTGAAAACTCACCGCcactttaaaaattcaattcaattaagATATATTGATCTTAACCAAATGGTCAGGGGATTGATCCCTGCTAAGTATGGATCAGCTTTAAATCCCTGGGCTAGCTGTCTCACCCTTTGAGGTGCCTAAAAATCAGCGCGGGGAATAGTCAATGGGCTCGCCAGTGATACCCTCggtaattacaaaaaaaaagatatattgatcttaaaaatcataaatattgTTTGAATTATGTTATTTTTCGTAGCCTTTAAAATTTATCtttaaaaattgtaaattttGCTTGAATTCTaatatttgtcataaactttaaattaattataaatattataaatttttgaaaGTGTGTAATTTTCTTAACCTGGCCCAAATAGATCTTTTTTTCCACAGATTTGATCTTATGTCGCCCACTGTTAAGTATATGTAGCTTAGTTTGAAAATTGAATTATACATGAAACGGTGTCATCTCGATGTTCTAATTCTTAAATTCGATATTGAATAAGTTGAGCTTAATATAACAAGATACGCCTAGTAATTTTGACGAGTTTGGAGAATGATCCGTCATGAAAAATTGACATCAATCATAAAATCTATGatttttaatactactactactatgttAAAGTTTATGAAAAATACTAAGTTTCAGCCACAGTGTTATGATTTTTATAACAAATATCACTTCAATTATAAGGTCTCGTCGTTGAAAGCATGAGAAATGGCGAGGACAAACTTTTAGCTTTTCACATCCGATGCTTATGGCCTTTCATCTAAAGTATATCCACATGTtttatgaggtgccttaatGCCAAGACCTTTCATGTGGTCTCTCATATCCTATAAATTGGTAGTTTTGAAAGATGAGAAAGACACCAACTAAAgaattttctcttttctctaGCTCTATACATCTTAATGTGCACCAATCCGTAAGCACTAGTCGAGATGTATTTCATTTTGCGGCGAGAGAATACGTTTCTAGTTTTTAGTTCTTTTATAATAGTAAGAGTTTGCATACGTAAAAGCTATATTATTTCCAACCCACATCAACTAGAAAACTTTTTTTTCCattatttatctagattttttcatatttttgtgtaattttaagtttggactataaaaatcattttatgATCAAGTTTTTGTACTTTTGAttataatttaagaaaaatcaTCTTCAGTATAACATTTCTGAATCAATCCCTTTTGGGAGACTAGCGCAATAAACCCCAGTGGCCTAGCACTACCGCAGTGCAAGGTGGTGGTGCGTGAGGCAAAGGAGGCGGTCACGATGGGCGGAGTGAGGAAAAGGAGGTGGTTGCGATGGGTGCGAGAGAAATGGGAAATTTCCTTCATTGCAGGATGTTTTACTAAACATTTTTTTCACACGAGGGCGAGCGTGGGGCGAGATTAAAATACCGGACTTAATTTTTATCAATCACTTCTATACTTTGAAACACATTGACATCTCAAGTTCCCCAGCACATGAGCTCGAGCACTATAAAATGTGGACGACCCGAGCTCGAGTTTGCGAGTGTTTGGACTGCAGCCCTAAAACATGGTTGAAGATGCCTCAAGCTGAGTAATAACAATCACGACTTTCAAGGGAAAAATAACAAGTACGGTAACTTGATACTCCACAATTGAACAAGTTGATGATGCAATCTGCAAAGCCAAACAGCTACAAGGAATCACCAAAGCAAAGGCAAGAAAAGAGTTCACGAATCACAATCACCGCATGATCAAACAAGAAGATCTGCAGATTCAACTTTACCTTCTTATATTGGAAAATGAAAATCAAGATAGACCGATTACTCTTCCCGTAGTGGTATCAAGATCTATATCGTAAAAGCAAGGCCTGGTTGGTAAGCCAGGCATTGTACTCATTGTTCCGACTAAAGGATAGATGAAGCCTGCTCCAATGCTTCCTCTCACATCTCTGATTGGTAGAACGAACCCGCTAGGCGCTCCCTTTGCTGAAGCATTGTCTGAGAATGAATATTGGGTCTTCGCCATGCAGATTGGCAATCCACTGAATCCTTGTTTGCTATACATCTCAATCTGTTTCTCTGCCTATTTTATCcaaaacaataaacaaaaacTAAGCTTCTGTCTACTCCTTGTTTCTCAATGACCAAATTAAACTATAATCAATTGCTACACTTATAATGAAATCTCTCTACATTTATCCTCATTAAAGTCTAAAACAGATCATTTGCAACTCCATTGTGCTTATGTAGTCCAAATCCCGACTCATCAAATTTTCCATTCAATATTATTCAACTGATATGGTCTCATGTGGTTCCCAAAATTTATTCCTGGTGAACCTAACATTGgtgttgaaataaaaatttgaggATGATATGAAGGTTTTCTACCCCAATTGCACATCATGCAGAACCCTAGAAACTTCCCATCACTAATAAGGCTATCAGTCATTTCTAAGTATTCGTGATTTTCTTCTAGTTTCTGATTATTTCTCCTAAGGAAACATTTATATTTCAATCATGTCTTAGATAAACATAAGCAAAGAGCATAGAACATGGAAAAAGATTTATAAAGCTATATTGATTCGATACCTGCTCCGAGTACTCTACACCACTAGCTCCATATGACTTTGCTATCGCCTCTATTTTCTCCTTGATACTCGCATCCAGAGGATACAAGAATTTTAAAGGTTGTGTAACATTCTCGCAGGCTTTCTGAACTGCAATTCCAAGGTCAACCTGAAATTACAAATGCCAAATGTTTTATTCACTTATGTCAAATGACGATCCAAGCAAGAAGCATATCTGAATATACAATCATAAGGTAGAGAGAGAACTAACCGCTCCTTTCCCTCCATGGGCATGATGTGTACAAATTACTGCATCAAAAGCACCAGCGGATAATGCCATACTCCTGACTGCATTGAGTTCAGCCTCCGAGTCAGTTGAAAACTTGTTCAAAGCCACCACCACATTAACCCCATAagcttttgtgtttgaaatgtgTCGTGCTAAATTAACGC is part of the Salvia splendens isolate huo1 chromosome 6, SspV2, whole genome shotgun sequence genome and encodes:
- the LOC121809974 gene encoding quinone oxidoreductase-like protein 2 homolog isoform X2 encodes the protein MEALVCRKLGEPTVPPEGSDDSARTLSRAHPIPQLNLPTSVRIRVKATSLNFANYLQIQGKYQEKPPLPFIPGSDYSGTVEAIGERVSKFKVGDPVCSLAALGSFAQFVVADESELFLVPKGCDLVGVGAFPVVYGTSHVALVHRAQLGAGQVLMVLGAAGGVGVSAVQIGKVRGATVIAVARGSEKVRFLKSLGVDHVVDLSNEDMTQSVKGFLKARKLKGVDVLYDPVGGKLTKDSLKLLNWGAQILIIGFASGEVPVVPANIALVKVRTGLFMDCTGGAIGYIDRVFSKIRSRNCCLGWLMVY
- the LOC121809974 gene encoding quinone oxidoreductase-like protein 2 homolog isoform X1 yields the protein MEALVCRKLGEPTVPPEGSDDSARTLSRAHPIPQLNLPTSVRIRVKATSLNFANYLQIQGKYQEKPPLPFIPGSDYSGTVEAIGERVSKFKVGDPVCSLAALGSFAQFVVADESELFLVPKGCDLVGVGAFPVVYGTSHVALVHRAQLGAGQVLMVLGAAGGVGVSAVQIGKVRGATVIAVARGSEKVRFLKSLGVDHVVDLSNEDMTQSVKGFLKARKLKGVDVLYDPVGGKLTKDSLKLLNWGAQILIIGFASGEVPVVPANIALVKNWTVHGLYWGSHRIHRPRVLEDSLKELLSWLADGLLTVKISHTYSLPQAHLAFAALKNREAIGKVLIVFDEATPKL
- the LOC121808469 gene encoding eukaryotic translation initiation factor 3 subunit A-like, which produces MATFARPENALKRAEELINVGQKQEALEALHSFITSRRYRAWTRTHEKIMFKYVELCVDMRRGRHAKDGLIQYRGICQQVNISSLEEVIKHFMQLSTEKAELARSQAQALEEALDVDDLEADKRPEDLLLSYVSGEKGKDRSDRELVTPWFKFLWETYRSVLEILRNNSRLEALYAMTAHRAFQFCKQYKRTTEFRRLCEIIRNHLANLNKYRDQRDRPDLTLPESLQLYLDTRFEQLKVATELELWQEAFRSIEDIFGLMCMVKKTPKSSLMVVYYSKLSEIFWMSSNHLYHAYAWLKLFSLQKSFNKNLNHKDLQMIASSAVLAALSVTPYDRSYGASHLELGNEKERNFRVANLIAFDVESKPENREVLCRSSLLLDLVAKGVMNCVAQEVKDLYHILEHEFLPLHLALQVQPLLTKISKIGGKLASASSVPEVHLSQYVPSLEKLAALRLLQRVSQVYQTITIENLSNIIPFFDFPMVEKISVDAVKNNFLSMKVNYRKGAIFFGSKSLESEGLQDHLSTLAESLSKSRVMIYPPGKGTPKLGESLSDLVEVVEKEHKRLLARKSIIEKRKEEQERQLLEMEREEEAKKLKLQKITEEAEQKRLAIEFEQMKNQRIRREIEERELEEAQALLQEAEKRGKKKGKKTVLEGEKLTKQSLMDLAVSEQLREKQEMEKRLQKLGKTMDYLERAKREEAAPVIEATFQKRLEDEKVHHELEHQREVDLSRQRHAGDLEEKRRLSRILENKNVFQERVVNCRKAERDRLRKEREETISNIIQSRKQEREAKRKIIYFLQTEEERQRKAREEEEARKLEEMERRKKEEAERKAKLDEIAEKQRQRERELEEKERQRREELFGRSVAPVLPKADLSTPRPADAPPTAGPAAAAAAPAPGPAKFVPRFRRAGAEAAAQAPPPAADKWSSGSRAEPPAGDRWRDDRKPAAAAGTKSWMSSREERRR